From Rhinolophus sinicus isolate RSC01 linkage group LG15, ASM3656204v1, whole genome shotgun sequence, the proteins below share one genomic window:
- the HSPB9 gene encoding heat shock protein beta-9 — MQRVGSGLPNGSQVMSRSPGAALAEQNRVAVLPVQLLREDVAAAWDDIQVENGFQMKMDAHGFTPEELVVRVDGQCLMVTGQRQTEGYNPDGGCYRMTEKMQRQMQLPSYLDPAAMTCGLTPSGQLCVRGQCQALPSPGALTSPSSRLRSPGSKKGSNLA, encoded by the coding sequence ATGCAGCGGGTCGGTAGCGGTCTTCCCAACGGGAGCCAGGTGATGTCGCGGTCCCCCGGCGCAGCCCTCGCCGAACAGAACCGAGTGGCCGTACTGCCGGTGCAGCTGCTCAGGGAAGACGTGGCAGCTGCGTGGGACGATATCCAGGTGGAGAATGGTTTCCAGATGAAGATGGATGCCCACGGCTTCACCCCAGAAGAGCTGGTGGTGCGAGTGGACGGCCAGTGCCTGATGGTGACGGGCCAGCGGCAAACGGAGGGGTACAACCCGGATGGGGGGTGCTACCGCATGACAGAGAAGATGCAGCGGCAAATGCAACTACCATCATACCTGGATCCTGCAGCCATGACCTGTGGTCTGACCCCCTCGGGCCAGCTGTGTGTCCGTGGCCAGTGCCAGGCGCTGCCTTCCCCTGGAGCCCTAACAAGTCCATCTTCGAGACTCAGGAGCCCTGGCTCTAAGAAGGGTTCCAACCTAGCCTGA
- the KAT2A gene encoding histone acetyltransferase KAT2A isoform X1, translated as MLRSSDACALSTGCPCGPRAGSAAPRSAAGEAMAEPSQASTPAPAAQPRPLQSPAPAPTPTPTPSPASAPTPAPTPALAPAPAAVPAGSTGTGGPGVGSGGTGTGGDPARPGLSQQQRASQRKAQVRGLPRAKKLEKLGVFSACKANETCKCNGWKNPKPPTAPRMDLQQPAANLSELCRSCEHPLADHVSHLENVSEDEINRLLGMVVDVENLFMSVHKEEDTDTKQVYFYLFKLLRKCILQMTRPVVEGSLGSPPFEKPNIEQGVLNFVQYKFSHLAPRERQTMFELSKMFLLCLNYWKLETPAQFRQRSQAEDVATYKVNYTRWLCYCHVPQSCDSLPRYETTHVFGRSLLRSIFTVTRRQLLEKFRVEKDKLVPEKRTLILTHFPKFLSMLEEEIYGANSPIWESGFTMPPSEGTQLVPRPATVSAAVVPSTPIFSPTMGGGSNSSLSLDSGGAEPMPAGEKRKLPENLTLEDAKRLRVMGDIPMELVNEVMLTITDPAAMLGPETSLLSANAARDETARLEERRGIIEFHVIGNSLTPKANRRVLLWLVGLQNVFSHQLPRMPKEYIARLVFDPKHKTLALIKDGRVIGGICFRMFPTQGFTEIVFCAVTSNEQVKGYGTHLMNHLKEYHIKHNILYFLTYADEYAIGYFKKQGFSKDIKVPKSRYLGYIKDYEGATLMECELNPRIPYTELSHIIKKQKEIIKKLIERKQAQIRKVYPGLSCFKEGVRQIPVESVPGIRETGWKPLGKEKGKELKDPDQLYTTLKNLLAQIKSHPSAWPFMEPVKKSEAPDYYEVIRFPIDLKTMTERLRSRYYVTRKLFVADLQRVIANCREYNPPDSEYCRCASALEKFFYFKLKEGGLIDK; from the exons ATGCTCCGAAGCAGCGACGCCTGCGCACTGAGCACCGGTTGCCCATGCGGCCCTAGGGCTGGGAGCGCTGCGCCGCGCTCCGCTGCGGGGGAGGCCATGGCGGAACCTTCCCAGGCCTCCACCCCGGCCCCGGCCGCGCAGCCCCGTCCCCTTCagtccccagcccctgccccaacTCCGACTCCTACCCCCAGCCCGGCTTCGGCGCCGACTCCGGCTCCCACTCCGGCACTAGCCCCCGCCCCAGCTGCAGTCCCAGCCGGGAGCACCGGGACGGGGGGGCCCGGGGTAGGAAGTGGGGGTACCGGGACCGGGGGGGATCCGGCTCGACCTGGCCTGAGCCAGCAGCAGCGCGCCAGCCAGAGGAAGGCGCAAGTCCGGGGGCTGCCTCGTGCCAAGAAGCTTGAGAAGCTAGGGGTCTTCTCGGCTTgcaag GCCAATGAAACCTGCAAGTGTAATGGCTGGAAAAACCCCAAGCCCCCCACTGCACCCCGCATGGACCTGCAGCAGCCAGCTGCCAACCTGAGTGAGCTGTGCCGCAGCTGTGAGCACCCCTTGG CTGACCACGTGTCCCACTTGGAGAATGTGTCAGAGGATGAGATTAACCGGCTGCTGGGGATGGTGGTGGACGTGGAGAATCTGTTCATGTCTGTTCACAAGGAGGAGGATACAGACACTAAGCAGGTCTATTTCTACCTCTTCAAG cTCCTGCGGAAATGCATCCTGCAGATGACCCGACCCGTAGTGGAGGGGTCTCTGGGCAGCCCCCCATTTGAGAAGCCTAATATTGAGCAG GGTGTGCTAAACTTTGTGCAGTACAAGTTCAGTCACCTGGCTCCTCGGGAGCGGCAGACGATGTTTGAGCTCTCAAAGATGTTTCTGCTCTGCCTTAACTACTGGAAGCTTGAGACACCTGCCCAATTTCGGCAGAGGTCTCAGGCTGAGGACGTGGCGACCTACAAGGTCAATTACACCAG ATGGCTCTGTTACTGCCACGTGCCCCAGAGCTGCGATAGCCTCCCCCGCTACGAGACCACTCATGTCTTTGGCCGAAGCCTTCTCCGCTCCATCTTCACTGTTACCCGGCGGCAACTGCTAGAGAAGTTCCGGGTGGAGAAGGATAAGCTGGTGCCCGAGAAGAGAACCCTGATCCTCACCCACTTCCCCAA GTTCCTGTCCATGCTGGAGGAGGAGATCTACGGAGCAAACTCTCCGATCTGGGAGTCAGGCTTCACCATGCCGCCCTCAGAGGGGACCCAGCTGGTGCCCCGGCCAG CTACAGTCAGTGCAGCAGTTGTTCCCAGCACCCCCATCTTCAGCCCCACCATGGGTGGGGGCAGCAACAGCTCCTTGAGTCTAGATTCTGGAGGTGCTGAGCCtatgccag CAGGTGAGAAGAGGAAGCTCCCAGAGAACCTGACCCTAGAGGATGCCAAGAGGCTCCGTGTGATGGGCGACATCCCCATGGAGTTGGTCAACGAGGTCATGCTCACCATCACTGACCCTGCTGCCATGCTGGGGCCTGAG ACAAGCCTATTGTCGGCCAATGCAGCCCGGGACGAGACAGCCCGCCTGGAGGAACGTCGTGGCATCATCGAGTTCCATGTCATCGGCAACTCGCTGACGCCCAAGGCCAACCGGCGGGTGTTGCTCTGGCTCGTGGGGCTGCAGAATGTCTTCTCCCATCAGCTGCCACGCATGCCCAAGGAGTATATCGCCCGCCTCGTCTTTGACCC GAAGCACAAGACTCTGGCCTTGATCAAGGACGGGCGGGTCATCGGTGGGATCTGCTTCCGCATGTTTCCTACCCAGGGCTTCACCGAGATTGTCTTCTGTGCTGTCACCTCAAATGAACAGGTCAAG GGCTATGGGACTCACCTGATGAACCACCTGAAGGAGTATCACATCAAACACAACATTCTCTACTTCCTCACCTATGCTGATGAGTATGCCATTGGCTACTTCAAGAAGCAG GGCTTCTCCAAGGACATCAAGGTGCCCAAGAGCCGCTACCTGGGCTACATCAAGGACTACGAGGGGGCGACACTGATGGAGTGTGAGCTGAACCCCCGCATCCCCTACACGGAGCTCTCCCACATCATCAAGAAGCAGAAGGAg ATCATCAAGAAGCTGATTGAGCGCAAACAGGCCCAGATCCGAAAGGTCTACCCCGGGCTCAGCTGCTTCAAGGAGGGTGTGAGGCAGATACCTGTGGAGAGTGTCCCTGGCATTC GAGAGACAGGCTGGAAACcgctggggaaggagaaggg GAAGGAACTGAAAGACCCTGACCAGCTCTACACAACCCTCAAAAACCTGCTGGCCCAGATCAAG tCACACCCCAGTGCCTGGCCCTTCATGGAGCCCGTGAAGAAGTCTGAGGCCCCTGACTACTATGAGGTCATTCGCTTCCCCATTG ACCTGAAGACCATGACGGAACGCCTGCGCAGCCGTTACTATGTGACCCGGAAGCTCTTTGTGGCTGACCTGCAGCGGGTCATCGCCAACTGCCGCGAGTACAACCCCCCGGACAGCGAGTACTGCCGCTGTGCCAGTGCGCTGGAGAAG
- the KAT2A gene encoding histone acetyltransferase KAT2A isoform X2, with protein sequence MLRSSDACALSTGCPCGPRAGSAAPRSAAGEAMAEPSQASTPAPAAQPRPLQSPAPAPTPTPTPSPASAPTPAPTPALAPAPAAVPAGSTGTGGPGVGSGGTGTGGDPARPGLSQQQRASQRKAQVRGLPRAKKLEKLGVFSACKANETCKCNGWKNPKPPTAPRMDLQQPAANLSELCRSCEHPLADHVSHLENVSEDEINRLLGMVVDVENLFMSVHKEEDTDTKQVYFYLFKLLRKCILQMTRPVVEGSLGSPPFEKPNIEQGVLNFVQYKFSHLAPRERQTMFELSKMFLLCLNYWKLETPAQFRQRSQAEDVATYKVNYTRWLCYCHVPQSCDSLPRYETTHVFGRSLLRSIFTVTRRQLLEKFRVEKDKLVPEKRTLILTHFPKFLSMLEEEIYGANSPIWESGFTMPPSEGTQLVPRPATVSAAVVPSTPIFSPTMGGGSNSSLSLDSGGAEPMPGEKRKLPENLTLEDAKRLRVMGDIPMELVNEVMLTITDPAAMLGPETSLLSANAARDETARLEERRGIIEFHVIGNSLTPKANRRVLLWLVGLQNVFSHQLPRMPKEYIARLVFDPKHKTLALIKDGRVIGGICFRMFPTQGFTEIVFCAVTSNEQVKGYGTHLMNHLKEYHIKHNILYFLTYADEYAIGYFKKQGFSKDIKVPKSRYLGYIKDYEGATLMECELNPRIPYTELSHIIKKQKEIIKKLIERKQAQIRKVYPGLSCFKEGVRQIPVESVPGIRETGWKPLGKEKGKELKDPDQLYTTLKNLLAQIKSHPSAWPFMEPVKKSEAPDYYEVIRFPIDLKTMTERLRSRYYVTRKLFVADLQRVIANCREYNPPDSEYCRCASALEKFFYFKLKEGGLIDK encoded by the exons ATGCTCCGAAGCAGCGACGCCTGCGCACTGAGCACCGGTTGCCCATGCGGCCCTAGGGCTGGGAGCGCTGCGCCGCGCTCCGCTGCGGGGGAGGCCATGGCGGAACCTTCCCAGGCCTCCACCCCGGCCCCGGCCGCGCAGCCCCGTCCCCTTCagtccccagcccctgccccaacTCCGACTCCTACCCCCAGCCCGGCTTCGGCGCCGACTCCGGCTCCCACTCCGGCACTAGCCCCCGCCCCAGCTGCAGTCCCAGCCGGGAGCACCGGGACGGGGGGGCCCGGGGTAGGAAGTGGGGGTACCGGGACCGGGGGGGATCCGGCTCGACCTGGCCTGAGCCAGCAGCAGCGCGCCAGCCAGAGGAAGGCGCAAGTCCGGGGGCTGCCTCGTGCCAAGAAGCTTGAGAAGCTAGGGGTCTTCTCGGCTTgcaag GCCAATGAAACCTGCAAGTGTAATGGCTGGAAAAACCCCAAGCCCCCCACTGCACCCCGCATGGACCTGCAGCAGCCAGCTGCCAACCTGAGTGAGCTGTGCCGCAGCTGTGAGCACCCCTTGG CTGACCACGTGTCCCACTTGGAGAATGTGTCAGAGGATGAGATTAACCGGCTGCTGGGGATGGTGGTGGACGTGGAGAATCTGTTCATGTCTGTTCACAAGGAGGAGGATACAGACACTAAGCAGGTCTATTTCTACCTCTTCAAG cTCCTGCGGAAATGCATCCTGCAGATGACCCGACCCGTAGTGGAGGGGTCTCTGGGCAGCCCCCCATTTGAGAAGCCTAATATTGAGCAG GGTGTGCTAAACTTTGTGCAGTACAAGTTCAGTCACCTGGCTCCTCGGGAGCGGCAGACGATGTTTGAGCTCTCAAAGATGTTTCTGCTCTGCCTTAACTACTGGAAGCTTGAGACACCTGCCCAATTTCGGCAGAGGTCTCAGGCTGAGGACGTGGCGACCTACAAGGTCAATTACACCAG ATGGCTCTGTTACTGCCACGTGCCCCAGAGCTGCGATAGCCTCCCCCGCTACGAGACCACTCATGTCTTTGGCCGAAGCCTTCTCCGCTCCATCTTCACTGTTACCCGGCGGCAACTGCTAGAGAAGTTCCGGGTGGAGAAGGATAAGCTGGTGCCCGAGAAGAGAACCCTGATCCTCACCCACTTCCCCAA GTTCCTGTCCATGCTGGAGGAGGAGATCTACGGAGCAAACTCTCCGATCTGGGAGTCAGGCTTCACCATGCCGCCCTCAGAGGGGACCCAGCTGGTGCCCCGGCCAG CTACAGTCAGTGCAGCAGTTGTTCCCAGCACCCCCATCTTCAGCCCCACCATGGGTGGGGGCAGCAACAGCTCCTTGAGTCTAGATTCTGGAGGTGCTGAGCCtatgccag GTGAGAAGAGGAAGCTCCCAGAGAACCTGACCCTAGAGGATGCCAAGAGGCTCCGTGTGATGGGCGACATCCCCATGGAGTTGGTCAACGAGGTCATGCTCACCATCACTGACCCTGCTGCCATGCTGGGGCCTGAG ACAAGCCTATTGTCGGCCAATGCAGCCCGGGACGAGACAGCCCGCCTGGAGGAACGTCGTGGCATCATCGAGTTCCATGTCATCGGCAACTCGCTGACGCCCAAGGCCAACCGGCGGGTGTTGCTCTGGCTCGTGGGGCTGCAGAATGTCTTCTCCCATCAGCTGCCACGCATGCCCAAGGAGTATATCGCCCGCCTCGTCTTTGACCC GAAGCACAAGACTCTGGCCTTGATCAAGGACGGGCGGGTCATCGGTGGGATCTGCTTCCGCATGTTTCCTACCCAGGGCTTCACCGAGATTGTCTTCTGTGCTGTCACCTCAAATGAACAGGTCAAG GGCTATGGGACTCACCTGATGAACCACCTGAAGGAGTATCACATCAAACACAACATTCTCTACTTCCTCACCTATGCTGATGAGTATGCCATTGGCTACTTCAAGAAGCAG GGCTTCTCCAAGGACATCAAGGTGCCCAAGAGCCGCTACCTGGGCTACATCAAGGACTACGAGGGGGCGACACTGATGGAGTGTGAGCTGAACCCCCGCATCCCCTACACGGAGCTCTCCCACATCATCAAGAAGCAGAAGGAg ATCATCAAGAAGCTGATTGAGCGCAAACAGGCCCAGATCCGAAAGGTCTACCCCGGGCTCAGCTGCTTCAAGGAGGGTGTGAGGCAGATACCTGTGGAGAGTGTCCCTGGCATTC GAGAGACAGGCTGGAAACcgctggggaaggagaaggg GAAGGAACTGAAAGACCCTGACCAGCTCTACACAACCCTCAAAAACCTGCTGGCCCAGATCAAG tCACACCCCAGTGCCTGGCCCTTCATGGAGCCCGTGAAGAAGTCTGAGGCCCCTGACTACTATGAGGTCATTCGCTTCCCCATTG ACCTGAAGACCATGACGGAACGCCTGCGCAGCCGTTACTATGTGACCCGGAAGCTCTTTGTGGCTGACCTGCAGCGGGTCATCGCCAACTGCCGCGAGTACAACCCCCCGGACAGCGAGTACTGCCGCTGTGCCAGTGCGCTGGAGAAG